A stretch of Chthonomonas sp. DNA encodes these proteins:
- a CDS encoding sigma-70 family RNA polymerase sigma factor translates to MWMRQTRRAHLLTPGQEEDLAKRVQARDLAESGKFKELARLLGRDENFDEEDIKWIVKSGIQAKQHLIESNLRLVVSIAKKYNARGIPLADLIQEGNLGLIRAVEKFDWRKGFRFSTYATWWIRRAIARAIINQGRTIRIPVYVAELINKVMKTANQLQQELRREPTPEEVAERVQMSPDRVQEMMRVAVEPLSLETPVGEKDNSSIGDFVPSNNMPTPGDVTWTLIRREEIDGILSRLTGRERDVVRLRFGLDDGRSRTLEEVGSALNVTRERVRQIELRAMKKLRHIGQELSVQGFSITPNPN, encoded by the coding sequence ATGTGGATGCGCCAGACTCGGCGCGCGCACTTGCTCACGCCCGGTCAAGAAGAGGATCTCGCGAAGCGAGTCCAAGCGCGAGACCTCGCCGAGAGCGGCAAGTTCAAGGAACTCGCACGCCTGTTGGGTCGCGATGAGAACTTTGACGAGGAAGACATCAAGTGGATCGTCAAGTCGGGCATCCAGGCCAAGCAGCACCTGATTGAATCAAACCTGCGACTCGTAGTCTCGATTGCGAAGAAGTACAACGCTCGCGGCATCCCGCTGGCTGACCTCATCCAGGAGGGCAATCTAGGCCTCATCCGCGCCGTTGAGAAGTTCGACTGGCGAAAGGGATTCCGCTTCTCGACGTACGCCACGTGGTGGATTCGCCGAGCGATCGCACGCGCCATCATTAACCAGGGACGCACCATCCGCATCCCGGTGTACGTGGCCGAGCTGATCAACAAGGTGATGAAGACCGCCAACCAGCTGCAGCAAGAGCTGCGACGGGAGCCGACGCCGGAGGAAGTTGCCGAGCGCGTGCAGATGAGCCCAGACCGAGTCCAGGAAATGATGCGCGTGGCCGTTGAGCCACTCTCGCTGGAAACTCCGGTCGGCGAAAAGGACAATAGCTCCATCGGCGACTTCGTCCCGAGTAACAATATGCCCACGCCGGGCGATGTGACTTGGACGCTCATTCGCCGCGAAGAGATCGATGGCATCTTGAGCCGACTGACCGGCCGTGAGCGCGACGTCGTTCGTCTGCGCTTCGGACTTGACGACGGCCGATCGCGAACGCTCGAAGAAGTTGGCAGCGCACTCAACGTCACGCGCGAGCGCGTGCGACAGATCGAGCTGCGGGCCATGAAGAAGCTCCGCCACATCGGCCAGGAGCTATCGGTCCAAGGCTTCTCGATCACACCAAATCCGAACTGA
- a CDS encoding helix-turn-helix transcriptional regulator, which translates to MSRIPAARWVTRAELEPQLEVAREAIVSKLSQALTNYHLACLANLSEDHFVRLFRATYGVAPAKYRSIMRMRRAKELVNQGLRASQAARELGYRSLPTFSRMYRQAHGASPTKGNSAE; encoded by the coding sequence ATGTCCCGCATCCCTGCGGCGCGCTGGGTCACACGCGCAGAGCTTGAACCGCAACTCGAAGTTGCCAGGGAGGCGATCGTCTCTAAACTTTCTCAGGCTTTGACCAACTACCACCTCGCATGCTTGGCAAACCTCTCCGAGGACCATTTTGTCCGCCTGTTTCGCGCCACCTACGGTGTCGCACCCGCGAAATACCGCTCCATCATGCGAATGCGCCGAGCGAAAGAGCTCGTGAACCAAGGACTTCGCGCATCACAGGCGGCGCGGGAGCTCGGCTATCGAAGCCTTCCCACCTTCAGCCGTATGTACCGCCAGGCACACGGCGCAAGCCCTACGAAGGGCAATTCCGCTGAGTAG
- a CDS encoding VOC family protein gives METCNNICHVEYFVTDLARSQAFYEGLFGWTFRSFMEEMVVFANGDSHIGGLLKIDAPDPAPRCQIWYRVEDLDSMMAKATRLGGTANEPKSPVPGVGFSTEVLDPDGNRVGLVQYVEG, from the coding sequence ATGGAAACCTGCAACAACATTTGCCACGTTGAATACTTCGTCACCGACCTCGCGCGCTCGCAGGCATTCTACGAAGGGCTCTTCGGCTGGACGTTTCGCAGCTTCATGGAGGAGATGGTAGTGTTCGCCAACGGTGATTCGCACATTGGCGGGCTCTTGAAGATCGACGCACCGGACCCTGCACCGCGATGCCAAATTTGGTACCGAGTCGAAGATCTCGACTCGATGATGGCCAAGGCCACGCGCTTGGGTGGCACTGCGAATGAGCCTAAGAGTCCGGTGCCGGGCGTCGGATTCTCGACCGAAGTGCTTGACCCCGATGGTAACCGGGTGGGGCTTGTACAGTACGTCGAAGGCTAA